The following coding sequences are from one Arachis hypogaea cultivar Tifrunner chromosome 7, arahy.Tifrunner.gnm2.J5K5, whole genome shotgun sequence window:
- the LOC112701880 gene encoding FRIGIDA-like protein 1, which yields MATLKTISAALELVDSKKQNLKKAFDDLLHSHSQLFSSSSSSSPPSLPLPLSWHQLDSHFTSLHDSLSQRFLHLQSLESQQQTKNPNPNPNLNNPNPNEPSPSPSSSDQNPKVTHFPSLPNDPSSSSDPIRTTENVPSGAKSHAEALCALCKSMNGKALRDYIGENMRDKAVIKAELRTALKLAPDPADMVLASMDGIFGGEVAARYTLEMKKMKRSCNVLFQQLRAVGPNLSDKVKKKAKKIADDWKGSLVSENGAGGDAVGAMAFLHFAAAYSLLPELTLNELATFSAMAAANDELPELYQIIGLTEKVPALVQKLIDKGKHILAVKYVFEFNLTDKIQPVPILEAYLSESQKLARRLSEEGKSMGEITAREIHALKSVIKVIENHNLDAEYPRAGLEQRIEQLKKQKPNVKHSTPAFARKPPQHKQQHSGNKRPRMSAPAGPAAVLNNVNSAGSTIHQYQQPHFHSTGLLPENSNPYMRATPYGMVAPAPSISPYQGASTGPYGLAGVPMGPSVNPGQSGSHLNSSEPHVPSGYYDGTASAYGGYGLQHYYQPSYPQ from the exons atggcGACATTGAAAACGATTTCAGCAGCTTTGGAACTCGTTGATTCAAAGAAACAGAACCTCAAGAAAGCCTTCGATGATCTTCTTCATTCTCACTCTcaactcttctcttcttcttcttcttcttctcctccttctcttcctctccctctctcatggCACCAACTCGATTCCCATTTCACTTCCCTACACGACTCCCTCTCTCAACGCTTCCTCCACCTTCAATCTCTCGAATCTCAACAACAAACCaagaaccctaaccctaaccctaaccttaataatcctaatcctaacgaACCATCACCATCACCGTCTTCCTCTGACCAAAACCCCAAAGTTACACACTTTCCCTCACTACCCAACGATCCTTCCTCCTCTTCAGATCCAATTCGCACCACCGAGAACGTTCCTTCTGGTGCGAAGAGCCATGCCGAAGCGCTATGTGCATTGTGCAAGAGCATGAATGGGAAAGCGTTGAGGGATTACATTGGGGAGAATATGAGGGACAAGGCTGTGATCAAAGCTGAGCTTAGGACTGCGTTGAAGCTTGCACCTGATCCTGCTGATATGGTTCTGGCTTCCATGGATGGGATTTTTGGTGGTGAAGTTGCGGCTAGGTATACTTTGGAAATGAAGAAAATGAAGAGGAGTTGCAATGTGTTGTTCCAGCAGCTGAGGGCTGTGGGTCCCAATCTGAGTGACAAAGTgaagaagaaggcgaagaagattGCTgatgattggaaaggaagcttggtGAGTGAGAATGGTGCTGGTGGTGATGCAGTGGGCGCAATGGCTTTCTTGCATTTTGCGGCTGCTTATAGTTTGCTTCCTGAGCTGACACTGAATGAGCTTGCCACTTTCTCGGCTATGGCTGCTGCTAATGATGAGCTCCCTGAGCTGTACCAGATCATTGGTTTGACCGAGAAGGTTCCTG CTCTTGTTCAGAAGCTTATAGATAAGGGCAAACATATTCTGGCTGTGAAGTATGTTTTTGAGTTTAACCTTACTGATAAGATACAACCGGTTCCCATATTGGAAGCTTATCTCAGTGAGTCTCAAAAACTTGCTCGAAGACTTTCTGAGGAAGGGAAGTCAATG GGTGAGATCACAGCTAGAGAAATCCACGCGCTGAAATCAGTAATCAAGGTTATCGAGAATCATAACCTTGATGCTGAATATCCACGTGCAGGCCTTGAACAGCGTATAGAGCAATTGAAGAAGCAGAAGCCAAATGTAAAGCATTCCACACCAGCTTTTGCTAGAAAGCCTCCCCAGCATAAGCAGCAACATAGTGGAAACAAGCGTCCTCGAATGTCTGCTCCAGCTGGGCCAGCAGCAGTCCTGAATAATGTCAACAGTGCTGGTTCAACCATCCATCAGTACCAACAACCTCACTTCCATTCAACAGGTTTGTTGCCAGAAAATTCAAATCCATACATGAGAGCCACGCCTTATGGCATGGTGGCCCCAGCCCCAAGCATCTCACCTTACCAAGGTGCTTCAACTGGGCCTTATGGTCTTGCTGGTGTCCCAATGGGTCCCAGTGTGAACCCTGGTCAAAGTGGTTCTCATCTGAATTCTTCCGAGCCACATGTACCATCTGGTTATTATGATGGTACTGCCTCTGCCTATGGTGGTTATGGTCTACAACATTATTACCAACCATCTTATCCCCAGTAG